CAGTCTTTTTGCATGTCACAAATCACAGCAAGAGAATGTTAATCAAGTGGCAAAAATTGTTGAATTTCAAGATCATGCGCTAAGCTTGTTTACAGTTGCGTATGATGTAATGGCCAAAATTGATTCACCATCTACTGTCAGTATGTTTCAAAATTGTATGGAAGTAGTTTGGATAGATTCACTTTTTAATGATGGTAACGGGATTGAAGCTTTTCTTACTTTTCATAATTATGACTCTTTTTCAAGTAAGTATTTGTATGGGTTTGATAAAAAGTTGCGCAAAGGACTTTTATACATAGAGGTAAATCATTCGCTAAGCAACCAAGATGTAACCGGACAGATTGCAATAGTAGATTCAATTCAATATAATTCAGGGTATTATATTAAGAAAATGAAGCAGCTTAATGGAAGTTTGTTTTTTAGTAGAAATGGTGCTAATAGCTGGGTTGTTTCCCTGCCTCAAATGAAGTATCAAAGTGGATTGCAGCTTGGGATGATGAGTTTTGAGGGAGAAATAAACCTCTCATCAGGCTCAAGCAATGGACTGATAGGTGCGACATTATCAATGAAAGGTTCTTCAAAGGGAGTCGTTTCATCCGATTTCAAGACAGAAATAAAAGCACCTTTAGAAATAAATTTTTCAAAAGAATGTTCAGGTATGTATAGGGTAGGAGAACAACAGGTGCAATTCAAAGATGACACTTGGACTGTGAATTATAATGCTTTCAACACAGGAAACTGTGATAGATATATCAAGTTGGAATGGGGTCGGCAAGAGTATTTTAGACCTATGTATTAGAGTTTGCCCCCGCTTCCTCTTATTTTTCTAGAGCTATAAGGGTTGCCTTCTTTGCCAAAAAGTCCTCTATCTTTTTTTCCGAGTCTATTTTTTTTCTTTGCTTTATGAACTTGGTTGCCACAACTTGTTGTGCGAGTTCTACCACTATTAGGGGCTTTGACAACATGTACTTCGTTTCCACAACTTGCAGCTGACTGACATGCGGATATCCCGAAAAGAAGACAAATAATGACAATAAAAAAGCAAATACGTTTATATGAGCAATGCAAAACGCAGCAAATATATTAAGAAAATGATGATAAGAAATACTTTAAAATTCGGTTGCTATTACTTTAGAAGTGAAATTTAGTTTCCGAGTTGAAAGATTCCTATAGTTTGAGATGATAGATATCCTATTGATTGTCTTCTTGTTAAAAAATGAATGCCATCATGAGACGCGATTACATTAAAAGATAAAGATTTTACTTAATTGAAAAGTTCAAAAATTATTTTTCTTTTCCACTGTATTTGCTAATTTTGCCGCCCCCAAAAGGAGGAATTATAATTTGACAGAAGAAAAAAAATTAACCGCAACAGAGTCAACTGAAAGCACACAAACAGCTAAGACTCAACCCGAATTGACACAGAGGGTGCACAATCCGGATGAATTTGATTGGAGTATGGATGGAGCAGGTTTTGCCCATTACTCTAAAGCAGAAAAATCTAAAATGGAGGAATTGTATTCCAAAAACATTTCTTCACTTAACACAAATGAGATCATTGAAGGAAAAGTTGTTTCAATCACAGATAAAGATGTGGTATTAGATGTCGGATTCAAATCTGACGGAATTGTTTCTAAAAATGAATTTAGAGATATGCCAAATCTTAAAATTGGCGACAAAGTTCTTGTGTTTGTTGAGCAAACAGAAGATGCTCTTGGGCAACTTGTACTATCTAGAAAGAAAGCACTTCAAGAAAATTCTTGGGTAGAAATTTGTAAAGCGATGGAACAAGATAAGGTACTTACCGGTCTTGTTACATCTAGAACAAAAGGAGGACTTGTTGTTGATGTGATGGGAATCGATGCATTTTTACCCGGTTCTCAAATTGATACCAAACCTATTCGTGACTACGATCAATTTGTAGGTAAAGAAATGGAGTTTAAGGTGGTAAAAGTGAATGAGATTTTTAGAAATGTTGTGATATCACACAAAGTGTTAATTGAAGATGATATCGAAGCACAAAAATCTGAAATTCTATCCAGCCTCGAAAAAGGTCAAGTATTAGAAGGAGTTGTTAAAAATATGACTTCATTTGGTGTATTTATTGACCTTGGTGGTGTTGATGGATTATTACATATTACAGATATCTCTTGGGGTAGAATCAATCACCCGGAAGAAGTATTGCATTTAGACCAAAAAATCAATGTTGTTGTTCTTGATTTTGATGACGAAAAGAAAAGAATATCTCTTGGCTTGAAACAGCTTTCAGAACATCCTTGGGATTCATTGGATGACAGCATTAAAGTTGGTTCTAAAGTTAAAGGCAAAATTGTTACGGTTGCTGACTATGGAGCATTTCTTGAGATTAAACCGGGTGTAGAAGGACTCATTCACGTTTCTGAAATGAGTTGGTCTCAACACCTAAGAAATCCTTCTGATTTCCTTAAAGTAGGTGACGAAATTGAAGCAGTGGTGCTGACTTTTGAAAAAGAAGAAAGAAAAATCTCATTGGGTATTAAGCAATTAACACCTGATCCATGGCAATCAATTCAAGCTAAATACCCTATCGGTAGTAAACACGAAGGAGTTGTTAAGAACCTAACAAGTTATGGGTTGTTTGTTGAACTTGAAGAAGGTGTTGACGGACTTGTTCACGTTTCTGACCTTTCATGGACAAAGAAAATTAAACATCCTGCCGAGTACATTAAAAAGGATGAGAAAATTGAAGTGATTGTTCTGGAAATTGATAGTGAAAATAGAAGACTTTCATTGGGACACAAACAATTAGAAGAAAACCCATGGGATGCATTCGAATCTATTTTCAAAGTAGGTACTAGACATGAGGCAACTATTGTTGACTTGAATGATAAAGGCGCAACGGTACAATTATCTTATGGTATTGAAGGTTTTATTCCTAAACGTCACTTAACTCAGCAAGATAATGCCCAAGTTAAAGAAGAGCAAACTATCGAAGCTGAAGTGATAGAATTTAATAAGGATGCTAAAACAATCATTCTTTCTCATACTGTGATTTGGAAGGCAAATGACGAAGAAAAGAAAGATGCAGAAAATAAGAAGAAAGAGAAACAGGCTAAAAGTACTTCTAAAACTGTACAACAAATCAATCAAGCAAATGACAAATCTACTTTAGGTGACTTAGATGCATTTGATGACTTAAAGGCTATGTTTGAAAAAGCTGAAGCGAAAGCTGAAAAGAAATCAAGCAAAAAGTCTGAAGCAGAGCCTATAGCAACAACCAAAGAGGAGAAAGCACCAGCCAAGTCAAAGAAATCTAAAGGTGATGATTTGAAAAAATTAAGCGGTGTAGGTCCTGCTTTTGAAAAAAGATTGATAGCTGTTGGTATTGATTCTTATGCTAAAATGGCTGCTCTAACTGAAGCTAATGTGAACAAACTTGAAGAAAAAGATAATATCACAAGTTGGTCAAATTGGGAAAAGTGGATTGAAGAAGCTAAGGCACTGATTGGATAATTTCCAATAATCATAATATTAAGCCGTTTGGATTTCCAAACGGCTTTTTTGTTTAATAGAGTTTTTGTCTTTTGAGTAAAAATGGGAGTATAATTTGCTCGAACCCTTTATCAATATCTGCTTCAATGAAATCAACTTGGTATTGCATTGATTTTTCTTTGATAATCTTGTTAAAGGATTGAATACGTTGAATGTATTCTTTACGTACTTCTTCGGTGTTGATTTTTATCTCTTCACCGGTTTCTATATCTACAAATTTGTGTGGTACAGATGGAAAGTTGAATTGAATTTCTTCATTTCCATATACGGTATGAAAAATTATTATTTCATGCTTCTTAAATTTAAGATGATTGATTGCATCAAATAATAACTGAGGATTGTTGAGATTGGTTTGGTCGAATAGGTCTGAAAATATAATTACCAGGCTTCGCCTGTGTATTTTCTCTGCCATTAAATGCAGCATGGAAACAATATCTGTTTGTTCGCGCTTTTGTTCGGACTTTATGACCTTCTCTAGTTGTGAGATGATTTCTTGGTAATGTTGCGTAGATGATTTGACTGCACTTTGCCATTCAATACTTTTTGCGAAGCAAGTCAAACCAAATGCATCACGTTGTTTTTTGAGCAGATAACTTAATACTGCTGCAGATTTGAGTGCAAATTCAAGTTTGCTGTTTTGAACAAGAGGATAGTACATGGAAGACGAAATGTCCAAAAGTATATGTGCGCGTAGATTTGTTTCCTCCTCAAATCGCTTGACAAACAAGTTGTCTGTTCTGGCATATAACTTCCAGTCAATATTGCGAATACTATCCCCTTGGTTGTAAGCTCTATGCTCAGCAAACTCAACACTAAATCCATGAAATGGACTTTTGTGCATTCCGGTAATAAAACCTTCAACAGTTTCTCTGGCAAAAAAGTCAAGAGATGCTAGACTGTGTGCGGTTTCCTGAAGCATAGTGAAAATTGCTTAGCTTATAGATGAGCATCTATTTTAGCAGCAATATGACTCTTTGGGAGTGCACCTACTAATTTGTCAACAACCTGCCCACCTTTAAAAATCAACAATGTAGGAATGCTTCTAATTCCAAATTGTCCTGATATGTTGGGATTTTCATCTACGTTTACTTTACCGATTACTGCCTTGCCGGAATATTCATTAGCTAATTCTTCTACTACCGGTGCTATCATTCTGCATGGTCCACACCACTCTGCCCAAAAATCTACTAATACTGGTTTGTCTGAATTTAAAACTTCATTTTGAAAGTTTGAATCGTTGAATGTTATTGCCATAATAATATATAATTTTCTGTTAGCAAATTAACACCAAATTAATTGCCAAAACCAATTTACGGACAAAATAGGTCTAATCTTCTGCCATTATGCCAATCAAATAGAGATTCTCTTGCTGCTGCAAAAAAGTTGCACAAAATCAACCCTTGAATATGTGTAAATTGCCTATTTTTGAACACTTTATAAGGATTAATAAAATATGGAATTAAAAGATGTAGTTGCTATTGCAGGCGCTCCAGGACTCTACAAAGTAATTGGACAGCGCAAAAATGGTATGATTGTAGAATCTTTAGATGGGGCAGCTAATAAAATTGCGACTTCACCTACTCAAAAGATATCTGTCTTGAGTGATGTTGCTATTTTTACTGATGCTGAAGAAGTGAAACTCTCTGATGTATTATTGGAAATTAAGAAACAAACTGAAAACGGATTGTCTGTACCTGACAAAAAAGCCGATGACAATGCACTCAAGTCTTTTTTGGCGACTATAGTTCCCAATTATAATAAAGAACGTGTATATGTTTCTGATATGAAGAAACTAGTAGGTTGGTGGCAGATTTTAAAAGACCAATTAGATTTTGATAAACTAACAGTATCTGAAGATGCAGTTGAGGAAAGCGGAGAAAAGGCTGTGGGAGCTAAAGAGGCCAAAAAGGATGCATTAAAAGCACCAAAAGCTAAGTTAAAACAAACAGCTCCTAAAGCAAATACAAAAAGTAAAGCTGCCAAATCTATTTCAACCCCGAGGAAGGCGCAATAACTGCGATTGAATGGAACTTAAAGCACATCCGCGTATATTCCTGCCTAAGGACTATACAATTACACAATGGGAAGGGCTGTTGCCTTATTATGAAAGCCTTATTGATGAAGATTTTCAATCAATAGATGAGTTTGAATTATGGCTAAAAAAAGTAAGTGAATTAGACAGTGTTGTCAGTGAAGACCTTGCTTGGAGATATATTCGTATGACCTGTGATACGACTAACAAAGAATATGAGCAATCTTATCTTGATTTTATTTCAAATATTCAGCCCCAATTAACACCGCTTACTGATAAAATTAATAAAAAGTTAGTTGCTTCATCGTTTTTACAAGAACTTGAAAAAAAGGACGGTGCTTATACTTTGTATTTTAGACAAATAAGGACAGCTATTGACTTGTATCGTGAAGAAAATATTCCTATCTCTACCAAAATCCAAACGCTTGCTCAAGAGTATAGCGCAATCAGCGGACAAATGGAAGTGGATTGGGAAGGCAAGAAATTGACGTTGCAGCAAGCCGGGGTCTTTCTTAAATCTAATGATCAGTCGGTTCGTGAAGAAGCATACAAAGCGATACAAGAAGAAAGGTATAGAAATCACGAGCGTTTAGATAATATTTTTTCTGAAATGGTTGCGCTGAGACATCAAATAGCTGTCAATGCCGGATTTGAGAATTTTAGAGACTATAAGTTCAAAGCACTCAATCGATTTGATTATACGGTGCAAGATTGTTTTGATTTTCATAATGCTATTGAAAAGGTTGTGGTTCCTTTAAAGAAGAAATTACACCAAATACGTAAGGAGAAATTAGGTGTAGAAGTGCTTAAACCTTGGGATACTTCAGTTGATCCTGATAATCATCCAAAGTTGCATCCATTTGAAACCGGTGAAGAGTTATTAAACAAAACTATCAAGGCTTTCAACCGCATTGACTCATATTTTTCTGATTGTTTATTAACCATGAAAAAAATGAAACATCTGGATTTGGAAAGTAGAAAAGGAAAATCTCCCGGTGGATATAACTACCCGCTTGCTGAAACCGGTGTACCTTTTATTTTTATGAATGCAGCTTCGATGCAACGTGACGTGGAAACGATGGTACACGAAGGTGGACATGCAATTCATTCTTTTCTAACCAGAGAGTTACCACTCGAATCTTTCAAAGAAACACCATCAGAGGTAGCAGAATTAGCTTCCATGAGTATGGAATTGTTGAGCATGGATGTTTGGGATGAGTTTTATCCAGATCCTTCAGACCACCAACGTGCTATACGCGAACAATTAGAGGGGATTATATTTACATTACCTTGGATTGCGACAATCGATGCGTTTCAACATTGGGTTTATGAACACCCAACACATACACAAGATGAACGTATTATTGCATGGAATAACATTTCTAATCGCTTTGAAACCGGATTGATTGATTATACAGAAGTAGAACAATATAAAAACTATTCATGGCATGCTCAACTTCATGTCTTTGAAATTCCTTTTTATTATATAGAATACGGATTTGCTCAATTAGGGGCAATTGGTGTTTGGAAGAACTATAAAAACAACCAGGTTGCAGCTATTGAAGCCTATAAAACTGCTTTAAAGGCAGGCTATACAAGGTCTATTCCTGAGATATATCAATTAGCAGGAGTTAGATTTGATTGTTCTGCCGGATATATAGAAGAATTGTTTGAATTTCTTTGGAAAGAGCTACACTGATGCGTGTGTTCGCTTAGTGTGAGATACTACTCTTTTTTTTGACGGTTTGATATTATTTCTTGTGCTATTGATATTGAAGCAATCTCTCCATTTTCATTATCTTTGTGAGCCTTTACCTTATGAGCCAATCGTTACTTCAGGCAAAATTAGATGCATTTATTAGCAAATACCACCGAATGCAATTGTTGCGTGGTGGTATTGCAGTAATTGGAATTTTTTTGAGCAGTTATCTCTTTGCTGCTTTGTTGGAGTACTATGGCCGTTTTGGAACAGCAATAAGAGCGATTCTGTTTTTCTCAATCATTGCCCTCACAATATGGGTTGTTGCCAAGAATATTGTAAAACCATTATTACAATTGCTTAAAATCAGTAAAGGAACATTAAGTTATAAAGATGCCTCACTAATGATTGGCAGCCATTTTCCACAGGTGAAAGACAAGTTGTTAAATGCTTTGCAGTTAGAGTCAATGAAGCAAGCCAGCGGACAAAATGAGCTCCTCATGGCAGCTATTGAGCAAAAAACAAGAGAAATTTCAGGCATCCCTTTTTTGAATGCGATTGATTGGGAAGGGGTTAGAAAGGTTGCAAAGTACAGCGTTATACCGCTTTGTCTGTTTTTGATAACATTGGTTTTTAATTCAGGTCTTTTTATTGAAAGTGGTCAGCGAATCATTCACTTTCAAAAGCAATTTGCAATTCCTGCACCTTTTCAATTTGTGATTGCAGAAAAGCAACTCAATGTCTATCGAAATCAAGATTTTACTTTAGAATTACAAACACCAGGGGAACAAATACCCACTGAGATGTATGTCATTTCTGCAGGTAATACTATGAAAATGGAGACAGTGGGCAAAGGGAAATTCTCTTTTACTTTTAGAAATGTACAATCCAATCGGATTTTTTATTTTACCAATGGGAAATTTAATTCTCATGATTATTTGCTGACCGTAATTCCTAAGCCGGTGATATTGAATTTTAAAGTAGCATTACAATATCCTACGTATTTACAAAAAAAGAATGAAACACTTGAAAATGTAGGCGATTTGACTATTCCTGCCGGAACACGAGTAGAATGGAGTTTTCAAACTAAAGATGCGGACCAGTTACAAATGCTTATTGATACCATGACGCGAAAAGTGCAGCAGGATAATCATGGTAATTTTGTGTTGACTCAGCGATTCTTGCACAGTACTTCTTATGCAATTCAAGTGCTCAATTCAAAAACAAAGGGATTTGATAGCATGGCTTACAGCGTTCATATCATTGCAGATGAGTATCCTTCCATATTTGCAGAACAACAGAAAGACAGTAACATGTTGTTTACAAACTATCTGTTCGGTGAGGCAAGCGATGACAATGGGGTTAGTAGGTTGACATTTTTCTATAGGAAGGTTGGGCAACAAGAGCATTTTCAAAAAATTGAATTGCCAATTACAGGCACATTCAAACAGAATTTCTTTCTACCGATTGACTTAAAACAATTGGGTCTTGCTCAAAATGAAGCATTGGAGTATTTTTTTCAAGTATGGGACAATGATAGAGTTATGGGACCCAAATTTACCAAGACCACTATTCAAACTTTAAGACGTGAATCAGACAAAGAACTTGAAAATCAAGTGAGTGAAACAGGTAAGGCATTGCAAACTAATATGCAACATGCTCTTCAGAAAGCTTCGGAGCTGCAAGAGAAAATAAAATCATTGAGCAATGATTTAAAGCAAAAAAGTACCTTGACATGGGAAGACAAACAAAAGATTGAGAAACTTCTTGAAGAGCAGAAAAAGTTG
The sequence above is drawn from the Bacteroidia bacterium genome and encodes:
- a CDS encoding DUF58 domain-containing protein gives rise to the protein MLQETAHSLASLDFFARETVEGFITGMHKSPFHGFSVEFAEHRAYNQGDSIRNIDWKLYARTDNLFVKRFEEETNLRAHILLDISSSMYYPLVQNSKLEFALKSAAVLSYLLKKQRDAFGLTCFAKSIEWQSAVKSSTQHYQEIISQLEKVIKSEQKREQTDIVSMLHLMAEKIHRRSLVIIFSDLFDQTNLNNPQLLFDAINHLKFKKHEIIIFHTVYGNEEIQFNFPSVPHKFVDIETGEEIKINTEEVRKEYIQRIQSFNKIIKEKSMQYQVDFIEADIDKGFEQIILPFLLKRQKLY
- a CDS encoding M3 family oligoendopeptidase; amino-acid sequence: MELKAHPRIFLPKDYTITQWEGLLPYYESLIDEDFQSIDEFELWLKKVSELDSVVSEDLAWRYIRMTCDTTNKEYEQSYLDFISNIQPQLTPLTDKINKKLVASSFLQELEKKDGAYTLYFRQIRTAIDLYREENIPISTKIQTLAQEYSAISGQMEVDWEGKKLTLQQAGVFLKSNDQSVREEAYKAIQEERYRNHERLDNIFSEMVALRHQIAVNAGFENFRDYKFKALNRFDYTVQDCFDFHNAIEKVVVPLKKKLHQIRKEKLGVEVLKPWDTSVDPDNHPKLHPFETGEELLNKTIKAFNRIDSYFSDCLLTMKKMKHLDLESRKGKSPGGYNYPLAETGVPFIFMNAASMQRDVETMVHEGGHAIHSFLTRELPLESFKETPSEVAELASMSMELLSMDVWDEFYPDPSDHQRAIREQLEGIIFTLPWIATIDAFQHWVYEHPTHTQDERIIAWNNISNRFETGLIDYTEVEQYKNYSWHAQLHVFEIPFYYIEYGFAQLGAIGVWKNYKNNQVAAIEAYKTALKAGYTRSIPEIYQLAGVRFDCSAGYIEELFEFLWKELH
- the trxA gene encoding thioredoxin, whose protein sequence is MAITFNDSNFQNEVLNSDKPVLVDFWAEWCGPCRMIAPVVEELANEYSGKAVIGKVNVDENPNISGQFGIRSIPTLLIFKGGQVVDKLVGALPKSHIAAKIDAHL
- a CDS encoding DUF5606 domain-containing protein, which encodes MELKDVVAIAGAPGLYKVIGQRKNGMIVESLDGAANKIATSPTQKISVLSDVAIFTDAEEVKLSDVLLEIKKQTENGLSVPDKKADDNALKSFLATIVPNYNKERVYVSDMKKLVGWWQILKDQLDFDKLTVSEDAVEESGEKAVGAKEAKKDALKAPKAKLKQTAPKANTKSKAAKSISTPRKAQ
- the rpsA gene encoding 30S ribosomal protein S1: MDGAGFAHYSKAEKSKMEELYSKNISSLNTNEIIEGKVVSITDKDVVLDVGFKSDGIVSKNEFRDMPNLKIGDKVLVFVEQTEDALGQLVLSRKKALQENSWVEICKAMEQDKVLTGLVTSRTKGGLVVDVMGIDAFLPGSQIDTKPIRDYDQFVGKEMEFKVVKVNEIFRNVVISHKVLIEDDIEAQKSEILSSLEKGQVLEGVVKNMTSFGVFIDLGGVDGLLHITDISWGRINHPEEVLHLDQKINVVVLDFDDEKKRISLGLKQLSEHPWDSLDDSIKVGSKVKGKIVTVADYGAFLEIKPGVEGLIHVSEMSWSQHLRNPSDFLKVGDEIEAVVLTFEKEERKISLGIKQLTPDPWQSIQAKYPIGSKHEGVVKNLTSYGLFVELEEGVDGLVHVSDLSWTKKIKHPAEYIKKDEKIEVIVLEIDSENRRLSLGHKQLEENPWDAFESIFKVGTRHEATIVDLNDKGATVQLSYGIEGFIPKRHLTQQDNAQVKEEQTIEAEVIEFNKDAKTIILSHTVIWKANDEEKKDAENKKKEKQAKSTSKTVQQINQANDKSTLGDLDAFDDLKAMFEKAEAKAEKKSSKKSEAEPIATTKEEKAPAKSKKSKGDDLKKLSGVGPAFEKRLIAVGIDSYAKMAALTEANVNKLEEKDNITSWSNWEKWIEEAKALIG